TAAAGGATAAGCATCTGGTGGTCATAGCGGAGGAGTCACACCCGTTCCCATCCCGAACACGGAAGTTAAGCCCTCCAGCGCCGAAGATACTTGGCTAAGACAAAGCCCGGGAAAATAGGTCGCTGCCAGATGCTTTTTTTAGTAATTACGGGTTGCGCCCGTAGCTCAGCTGGATAGAGCAACGGACTTCTAATCCGTAGGTCAGAGGTTCGAATCCTCTCGGGCGCGTCTTTATATGGTGGGTGTAGCTCAGTTGGTAGAGCCCCGGATTGTGGCTCCGGTTGTCGCGGGTTCGAGTCCCGTCACTCACCCTAAATATATAAGCGAGTGTGGCGGAACTGGTAGACGCGCTAGACTTAGGATCTAGTGCCACAAGCGTGGGGGTTCAAGTCCCTCCACTCGCATAAAAAGCCGGAGTGGTGGAATTGGTAGACGCGCCGGACTCAAAATCCGGTGGGCTAATCACCCGTGGGGGTTCGAGTCCCCCCTCCGGCATTTTAATTTTAAAAGGTTTCTTTGATTTTTTCTTCATCTCCGATCACTACTATTTCATCACCCTCTTCGAAAATAATGTCGGGGTCCTTGATTGTCTTAGAATTCCCATCTCTTCTTATAATAACCGCATTTAAGCTATATCTATTCCGTAGATCAATCTCTTTTAATGATTTGCCTATAAAATGTTGTGGTACTTTTACTGTGGCAACAGTTGTATCATCATACATGTGGAACATCTCTATGATAGTGGGTTTTGATACTTTTTCAGCAAGCTTTGTTGCTACCTCTTTTTCTGGTAGTATTACCTCATCTACACCTATTTTATAAAGTATCTCTTTTTGTATTTCGTTATTTGCTTTTGCTATGATCTTTTTAGCTCCCAATTTCTTAAGATGAGTTACGCATAGGATTAGGCTTTCAAAATTGCTGCTTAAGCCAACTACTATAAGATCGTATTTAGAAATCATCAATTCTTTTAAAGTATCTTCCGATGAAGCATCAGCTATAATAGCTTCATCTACATAATCTTTTATTTGATTTATGATGTCAGGGTTTTTATCAATGGCCAAAACGTTATTACCATGTTTGGCTAATTGATATGCTACTTCATAACCAAAGATACCTAAACCAATTACAAGTACATCTTTATTTTTTTTCATACTTTACCCCAGTATAATTTTTTCTTGAGGATAATTTATTTTATTAGTTTTTTCATATCCTAATAAGGATGAGATAAGGGCACTTGTACCGATTCTACCGATAAACATACAAAATATCAGTATAAGCTTACCTTCTGTTCCAATTTTTGATGTAATCCCAAGGGAAAGTCCAACAGTACCTAATGCTGAAGCCACTTCGAAAAGCATATCCATGAAATCATAGTTGTAAAAATATAGCATAGCAAGGGTAGATGTGACAAGTACAAAGATATAAGCAGCTATAAGGGAAAAAGATCTTAGTATTTGGAAGTTTGGTACTTCTCTTTTGAAAATGACCAGTCTATTCACACCTTTTAGTATGTTTACTATAGAAAGTAGCGCTAAAGCAAATGTTGATGTTTTTATACCTCCACCTGTACCACCAGGTGAAGCTCCTATGATCATTAGTATTATTAAAGTAAACTTACTGATTTGGGTTAAGTTGGTCAGATCTACAGAATTAAATCCAGCAGTTCTTGCTGTGACTGACTGGAAAAAGCCATCGATGATATCCATTTCATGTTCTAAAATATTGAATACTATAAAACCAAATAAGATAAGTAATAATGTAGAAATAGTAACAATTTTTGTATGGTTTTTTAATCTGCCACCTTTTAATAGATATTGATGGATATCGTAGATAACATAAAACCCCAACCCACCAAAAATGATCAATATCATTATAGTGAGTTTGATTACCCAGTTCATTCCTATTAAGCTATTATCAAAAGGTGAAAATCCGGCATTGCAAAAAGCTGAGATTGAATGGAATAAACCATAATAAAAGGCATTCACTATCGTATATCCATCCAACCAGAAACCAAATGTCAAAAAAATAAACCCGATAAACTCTATCAAAAAAGTATAAAAGATGATATATCTTACGATATATTCCGCTTCGTTCATGGAGAAAATATCCGTTAGGTTAGTGACCACAAGTCTCTGTTTAAGATTTAGCTCTCCTCTAATAAAAAGGAATATTGAGGTTGTTAAAATCATTATACCTAAACCACCTAATTGTATCAGTACTATGATAACTATCTGGCCCAGTATTGTAAAATTTGATGTGTTAGTTACGGATAGTCCAGTTACACAAACGGCAGATGTTGATGTAAATAGGGCATCAATAAAGCTTAAATCACCTTTGTACATCATCGGTAATTTTAATATTAATGTTCCGGCTAATATTAGGGTGAGAAATGTAAAAGTGAAATAGCTCCAAATATTGGGTCTAGACATACTGCTGTATACTACTATAACTTTTGCTTGTCAATTAGGAAATATCTGATTTGTGTGAACTGAAAATAGAGCTAGCGCAAATAGTTAAGAACTTGGTCATTTCACCATCACTTCTTGATGTTAGAATAATGGGACATGCTGCACCCAAAACGAGATTTGCTACCTCTACCCCCATAGTCATAACCCATGCTTTGTAAAGAAAGTTACCGCCTTCTATGTGTGGAACCACAAGGATATCAGCTTTACCAGCGACAGGGTTGTCTTTTAACCCTTTTTTCTCTACAGAGTCTGAGTATAAGGCCAGATCATAGGAGAGTGGACCGTAGACGTAAGCGTC
The window above is part of the Calditerrivibrio sp. genome. Proteins encoded here:
- a CDS encoding TrkA family potassium uptake protein; translation: MKKNKDVLVIGLGIFGYEVAYQLAKHGNNVLAIDKNPDIINQIKDYVDEAIIADASSEDTLKELMISKYDLIVVGLSSNFESLILCVTHLKKLGAKKIIAKANNEIQKEILYKIGVDEVILPEKEVATKLAEKVSKPTIIEMFHMYDDTTVATVKVPQHFIGKSLKEIDLRNRYSLNAVIIRRDGNSKTIKDPDIIFEEGDEIVVIGDEEKIKETF
- a CDS encoding potassium transporter, whose amino-acid sequence is MSRPNIWSYFTFTFLTLILAGTLILKLPMMYKGDLSFIDALFTSTSAVCVTGLSVTNTSNFTILGQIVIIVLIQLGGLGIMILTTSIFLFIRGELNLKQRLVVTNLTDIFSMNEAEYIVRYIIFYTFLIEFIGFIFLTFGFWLDGYTIVNAFYYGLFHSISAFCNAGFSPFDNSLIGMNWVIKLTIMILIIFGGLGFYVIYDIHQYLLKGGRLKNHTKIVTISTLLLILFGFIVFNILEHEMDIIDGFFQSVTARTAGFNSVDLTNLTQISKFTLIILMIIGASPGGTGGGIKTSTFALALLSIVNILKGVNRLVIFKREVPNFQILRSFSLIAAYIFVLVTSTLAMLYFYNYDFMDMLFEVASALGTVGLSLGITSKIGTEGKLILIFCMFIGRIGTSALISSLLGYEKTNKINYPQEKIILG